The Yoonia sp. SS1-5 genome contains a region encoding:
- a CDS encoding HAD family hydrolase codes for MIFDKDGTLFDFDATWAAWTKAMLQRELDGDADRIAAMADAMGFDLGSERFRNGSPVVAGTAGEIADIMLEFLPDADRDQLLHRMNTLAGDVAQVAAAPLRPLLADLRSRGLRLGVATNDAEAPALVHLDRAGIRAQFDFVAGYDSGHGGKPAPGQLHAFCDQTGLVPECCVMVGDSLHDLHAGQAAGMITIGVLTGPAPAEELAPFAAVVLPSIAAIPDWLDRR; via the coding sequence ATGATCTTTGACAAGGATGGCACGCTTTTCGATTTTGATGCGACCTGGGCCGCCTGGACCAAGGCAATGCTGCAACGCGAGTTGGACGGCGACGCAGACAGGATCGCCGCCATGGCGGATGCCATGGGCTTTGATCTTGGGTCGGAACGGTTTCGCAATGGCAGCCCGGTTGTGGCCGGTACTGCAGGCGAGATCGCCGATATCATGCTGGAATTTCTGCCCGATGCGGATCGCGACCAGCTATTGCATCGGATGAACACGCTGGCCGGTGACGTGGCACAGGTCGCGGCGGCCCCACTGCGCCCGCTCCTGGCTGATCTTCGGTCCCGCGGGTTGCGCCTTGGTGTTGCGACCAATGATGCAGAGGCGCCTGCGCTTGTACATCTGGACCGGGCGGGCATACGCGCCCAGTTCGATTTCGTGGCCGGCTATGACAGCGGGCATGGGGGCAAACCTGCGCCCGGGCAATTGCATGCCTTCTGCGATCAGACCGGCCTTGTGCCGGAATGCTGCGTGATGGTGGGCGACAGCTTGCATGATCTGCATGCCGGGCAGGCCGCGGGGATGATCACAATCGGGGTGCTGACCGGTCCAGCCCCGGCGGAGGAGCTGGCCCCATTTGCAGCGGTGGTTTTGCCCAGCATCGCGGCGATCCCCGACTGGCTGGACCGCCGCTAG
- a CDS encoding trimethylamine methyltransferase family protein produces the protein MADRSKTRRRGGGRAGNAARRMTASIDQMPWNPPINHDRPTEPLGPEGVQAIHDGAMRILEDIGIEFLNEEALGLFKQAGCKVTGTNVRMGRDWVMEMLGHAPAQFDITPRNPDRKITIGGKHILFGNVSSPPNYFDLEIGKKVAGSRAQCADLLRLTQFFNCIHFAGGYPVEPVDIHASVRHLDVVYDKMTLTDKVAHAYSLGKERVEDVMEMVKIASGLTEEAFAAKPHMYTNINSTSPLKHDVPMIDGCLRCVRRGQAVVVTPFTLAGAMAPVTMSGAVTLSIAEALSAIALFQYVAPGAACVIGTFTSNVDMKSGAPAFGTPEYMRATQMTGQMARFYGLPMRASGVCAANVPDGQAMWETSNSLWSAVQSGTNVVYHAAGWLEGGLIASPEKFVMDCEVLQMIQRYMEPAVIATTPDDIAVAAIKEVGPNGHFFGIDHTQERYETAFYQPFASDWRNFEAWEAAGGVWTAERAHRIFNDIIHNFEAPPMDVAVKDALADFVARRKAEGGAPTDF, from the coding sequence ATGGCGGATCGCAGCAAGACTAGACGACGTGGCGGCGGGCGTGCGGGCAATGCGGCACGGCGCATGACCGCAAGCATTGATCAGATGCCCTGGAACCCCCCGATCAATCATGACCGACCCACCGAACCGCTGGGGCCTGAAGGGGTGCAGGCGATCCATGATGGGGCAATGCGCATCCTGGAGGATATCGGGATCGAGTTCCTGAACGAAGAGGCATTAGGACTTTTCAAACAGGCCGGATGCAAGGTGACGGGGACCAATGTGCGGATGGGCCGCGACTGGGTGATGGAAATGCTGGGACATGCGCCAGCGCAGTTTGACATCACCCCCCGCAACCCTGATCGCAAGATCACGATTGGCGGAAAACATATCCTGTTTGGCAATGTCTCATCCCCGCCGAATTATTTCGACCTTGAGATCGGCAAGAAGGTCGCCGGCAGCCGGGCACAATGTGCGGATCTGCTGCGCCTGACCCAATTCTTCAACTGCATTCATTTTGCCGGCGGCTATCCGGTTGAACCGGTGGATATCCATGCCTCGGTCCGGCATCTGGATGTGGTCTACGACAAGATGACCCTGACCGACAAAGTTGCGCATGCCTATTCGCTGGGCAAAGAGCGGGTCGAAGACGTGATGGAGATGGTCAAGATCGCCAGCGGGCTGACCGAGGAGGCGTTTGCCGCAAAGCCGCACATGTATACCAACATCAACTCGACCTCGCCGCTCAAGCATGATGTGCCGATGATTGACGGCTGTTTGCGATGCGTGCGGCGCGGGCAGGCTGTGGTTGTCACCCCGTTCACGCTGGCCGGGGCCATGGCGCCGGTCACAATGTCCGGCGCTGTGACCTTGTCGATTGCAGAAGCGCTGAGCGCGATTGCCTTATTCCAATATGTTGCACCGGGCGCTGCATGTGTGATCGGCACGTTCACCAGTAATGTTGATATGAAATCGGGCGCCCCCGCCTTTGGCACGCCCGAATATATGCGGGCGACACAGATGACCGGGCAGATGGCCCGCTTTTACGGGTTGCCGATGCGCGCCTCGGGGGTGTGTGCAGCGAATGTGCCTGACGGGCAAGCCATGTGGGAGACCTCAAATTCGCTTTGGTCTGCTGTCCAGTCTGGCACGAATGTCGTCTATCACGCCGCAGGCTGGCTGGAAGGCGGGCTGATCGCCAGCCCCGAGAAATTCGTCATGGATTGCGAAGTGCTGCAAATGATCCAGCGTTACATGGAGCCTGCTGTGATTGCCACGACCCCCGACGACATCGCGGTCGCGGCAATCAAGGAGGTTGGGCCAAACGGGCATTTCTTTGGGATAGATCACACGCAGGAACGCTATGAGACCGCGTTCTATCAACCCTTCGCCTCGGACTGGCGCAACTTCGAAGCATGGGAGGCGGCAGGCGGCGTTTGGACGGCGGAACGGGCGCATCGGATATTCAACGACATCATCCACAATTTCGAGGCGCCGCCGATGGATGTCGCGGTCAAGGACGCGCTTGCCGATTTTGTGGCACGCCGCAAGGCAGAGGGCGGCGCACCAACTGATTTCTAG
- a CDS encoding diguanylate cyclase, with product MPGRILIVDTVATNRIVLKVKMIAAQFQVDACGSRIEAEAIISTNRPDLILINLSDPVEDRHAFCKTLKSERETANIAVIAVGVADTARARLAALDAGADDVLPNPMNDVLLMARIRSLLRVSSAWEDLLMRDTTSRALGFEEAPAQFQPPAKVALLTPDDTDASGLLDMLRYGLALPVKQIRTPEVLKNNSTRPAPDLFVIDGTRQHGDDRQLFGLVSDLRSRAATRQSGLLVITPDASPDIAAMFLDLGADDAVPECLATAEITLRAKALIRRKRTHDHLRTTVRNGLQAALTDPLTGLYNRRYVDPHLGRLVEQSRLSGQALAIMMLDIDHFKSINDRFGHPAGDSVLVQLADRLRENLRAIDLVARVGGEEFLIAMPRTSAAQAHAAADRLRRIVNRAPFDVGKAHPPLNVTVSVGVAVRPHSELTEKAAKQMCDEADTALYAAKSAGRDQVAISRAASRSAA from the coding sequence ATGCCCGGCCGAATTCTGATTGTTGATACCGTCGCAACCAATCGCATTGTGTTGAAGGTAAAGATGATTGCTGCGCAATTTCAGGTAGATGCCTGCGGTAGCAGAATCGAGGCCGAGGCCATCATTTCCACAAACCGGCCGGACCTTATCCTCATTAACCTCTCTGATCCGGTGGAAGATCGGCATGCCTTTTGTAAAACACTCAAATCGGAAAGGGAAACCGCCAATATCGCGGTGATTGCCGTCGGCGTGGCCGATACGGCCCGGGCCCGGCTTGCTGCATTGGATGCGGGCGCGGATGACGTTTTGCCCAATCCGATGAATGACGTGTTGTTGATGGCCCGTATCCGGAGCCTTTTGCGCGTCAGCAGTGCATGGGAAGACCTGCTGATGCGCGATACGACAAGCCGCGCGCTTGGGTTCGAGGAAGCACCGGCGCAATTCCAGCCGCCCGCGAAAGTGGCTTTGTTGACCCCGGACGATACAGATGCAAGTGGGTTGCTGGATATGCTGCGGTACGGGCTGGCGCTGCCTGTGAAACAGATCAGGACGCCAGAGGTGCTGAAGAACAACAGCACCCGGCCCGCCCCCGATCTGTTTGTGATCGACGGGACACGACAGCACGGGGATGACCGGCAATTATTTGGACTGGTGTCGGACTTGCGGTCGCGCGCGGCCACACGCCAATCGGGTCTTTTGGTCATTACGCCGGATGCCAGCCCTGATATCGCGGCGATGTTCCTTGATCTTGGCGCCGATGATGCGGTGCCCGAATGTCTGGCCACCGCCGAGATTACCCTGCGGGCCAAGGCGCTGATCCGGCGTAAACGAACGCATGATCATCTGCGCACAACCGTTCGCAACGGGCTACAGGCCGCACTGACCGATCCGCTGACGGGCCTCTATAATCGGCGTTATGTCGACCCGCATCTGGGCCGTCTGGTCGAGCAATCGCGCCTGTCGGGCCAAGCCCTTGCGATCATGATGCTGGATATTGATCATTTCAAATCCATCAATGACCGTTTTGGCCATCCGGCAGGCGATAGCGTGCTTGTGCAACTGGCTGATCGGCTGCGCGAAAACCTGCGCGCGATTGATCTGGTCGCCCGGGTCGGCGGCGAGGAATTTCTGATCGCGATGCCCCGTACCAGCGCAGCGCAAGCACATGCGGCTGCCGACAGGCTGCGCCGGATCGTCAACCGGGCACCCTTTGATGTGGGCAAGGCCCATCCGCCGCTGAACGTCACCGTTTCGGTCGGCGTGGCCGTGCGGCCGCATTCGGAATTGACCGAAAAGGCCGCCAAACAAATGTGCGATGAAGCCGATACCGCACTATACGCCGCAAAATCGGCCGGGCGGGATCAGGTGGCGATCAGCCGCGCGGCCAGCCGCTCAGCCGCCTGA
- a CDS encoding zinc ABC transporter substrate-binding protein, which translates to MTDIAPIHSLVAQVMGDLGSPDLLLPPGADPHDFALRPSDADKLANSDLIIWVGPELTPWLEDPLNALAPTADKTALTESVLWTPIREGDTEDGAIDPHGWLAPFVARNWAIEIGMALSAADPANESTYMANANAAAEALGQLNVEISDKLAPYSEAGFIMPHDGYRYFEDFHDLSKAGVIADMHAHDPGPSHMGELRDLVLSGDVTCVFSDAEIGENWVSVLIDGTDVQTAMIDGTGANLTPGPDLYPELIRRMADTFTDCVTPAS; encoded by the coding sequence ATGACCGATATCGCGCCTATTCATAGTCTGGTGGCTCAGGTCATGGGCGATCTGGGCAGCCCTGATCTGTTGCTGCCACCCGGTGCGGACCCGCACGACTTTGCGCTCCGCCCCAGCGATGCGGACAAGCTTGCCAATAGCGACCTGATCATCTGGGTGGGGCCAGAACTGACCCCGTGGCTGGAAGACCCGCTTAACGCGCTTGCCCCGACCGCTGACAAAACGGCATTGACCGAAAGCGTCCTGTGGACCCCAATTCGGGAAGGCGACACCGAAGACGGCGCAATTGACCCGCATGGCTGGCTGGCACCCTTTGTCGCCCGCAACTGGGCTATTGAGATCGGCATGGCACTCTCCGCCGCCGATCCGGCAAACGAAAGCACCTACATGGCCAATGCCAATGCAGCCGCCGAGGCACTTGGGCAATTGAACGTCGAGATCAGCGACAAGCTCGCGCCGTATTCCGAGGCCGGTTTCATCATGCCGCATGATGGGTATCGCTATTTCGAGGATTTCCACGATCTGTCCAAGGCAGGCGTGATTGCCGACATGCATGCGCATGATCCCGGCCCGTCCCATATGGGTGAATTGCGTGATCTGGTGCTCAGCGGCGATGTCACCTGCGTCTTCAGCGACGCAGAAATCGGTGAAAACTGGGTATCGGTTCTGATTGACGGGACAGATGTTCAGACCGCGATGATTGATGGCACTGGCGCCAATCTGACACCCGGCCCGGACCTCTATCCGGAACTGATCCGCCGGATGGCTGATACATTCACCGACTGTGTGACGCCTGCCAGCTAG
- a CDS encoding periplasmic heavy metal sensor gives MADPKVAKPARMLRVALVISLALNLLIVGIVVGAAASGKFANGPPRAFDLGFGPVGRALDRDERRAIGTAMRRDADLRAMNPRAHVAQMVDVLRQVPFDPDALTAVMQTRQAQMSQIQSKAQANLVAQITAMSPERRQIFADRLAQELQRPRNDRKSSGG, from the coding sequence ATGGCTGATCCGAAGGTTGCAAAACCCGCGCGCATGTTGCGGGTCGCGCTGGTGATTTCGCTGGCATTGAACCTGCTGATCGTGGGTATCGTTGTCGGGGCGGCGGCCAGCGGCAAATTTGCCAATGGCCCGCCGCGCGCCTTCGATCTTGGATTTGGGCCCGTTGGTCGGGCGCTGGACCGGGATGAGCGGCGGGCAATCGGGACCGCGATGCGACGCGATGCGGATCTGCGCGCCATGAATCCGCGCGCGCATGTGGCCCAGATGGTTGATGTGCTGCGCCAGGTTCCGTTTGATCCCGATGCGCTGACTGCGGTGATGCAGACCCGGCAGGCGCAGATGTCGCAGATACAGTCCAAGGCACAGGCAAATCTGGTCGCGCAGATCACGGCCATGTCGCCAGAGCGGCGCCAGATTTTCGCAGATCGGTTGGCGCAGGAACTGCAGCGCCCGCGGAATGACCGAAAATCGTCAGGCGGCTGA
- a CDS encoding DUF3572 domain-containing protein, translating to MNPEQAQTIAIQALGWLAGNDELCPVFLGSTGGSVDDMRQKAADPAFQTAVLDFLTMDDAWVIAFCDSAGLAYDMPMRARACLPGAEQVHWT from the coding sequence ATGAACCCTGAACAGGCCCAGACGATCGCTATTCAGGCCCTTGGCTGGTTGGCCGGGAATGATGAACTTTGCCCTGTTTTTCTAGGATCAACCGGCGGGTCGGTTGATGATATGCGCCAAAAAGCGGCTGATCCGGCGTTCCAAACGGCAGTGCTGGATTTCCTGACCATGGATGATGCATGGGTCATCGCTTTTTGTGACAGCGCAGGGCTGGCCTATGATATGCCGATGCGCGCCCGCGCCTGCCTGCCCGGGGCAGAGCAGGTTCATTGGACCTGA
- a CDS encoding RNA polymerase sigma factor gives MITASSPDAQVSDEALLVAFALGDGQAARDLSVRLLPRVLAQAYRMLGDQAAAQDVSQEAMMRLWKIAPDWRQGEAQVSTWLYRVVANLCTDHLRKRRPISALDDVAEPADPAPGAVAGLQHKARMQALADGLAALPPRQAQAVSLRHLEGLSNAEIAQIMQISLRSVESLTARGKRALAAAMANRKEELGYQDD, from the coding sequence ATGATCACAGCGTCGTCCCCTGATGCGCAGGTCTCTGACGAGGCTTTGCTGGTTGCCTTCGCGCTTGGCGATGGGCAAGCCGCACGCGACTTGTCCGTGCGGCTTTTGCCACGGGTGCTGGCGCAGGCCTATCGGATGTTAGGCGATCAGGCAGCGGCCCAGGATGTGTCGCAAGAGGCGATGATGCGTCTTTGGAAAATTGCGCCTGACTGGCGGCAGGGTGAGGCGCAGGTCAGCACCTGGCTTTACCGGGTCGTGGCCAATCTGTGTACCGACCATCTGCGCAAGCGGCGCCCGATATCGGCATTGGATGATGTGGCCGAACCTGCCGATCCGGCCCCCGGTGCAGTGGCTGGCTTGCAGCACAAGGCGCGCATGCAGGCCCTTGCCGATGGGCTGGCCGCCTTGCCACCCCGACAGGCCCAGGCCGTATCGTTACGGCATCTGGAGGGGTTGTCGAATGCTGAAATCGCACAGATCATGCAGATCAGTCTGCGGTCTGTTGAAAGCCTGACAGCGCGGGGCAAACGCGCGCTCGCCGCCGCAATGGCAAACCGGAAAGAAGAGTTGGGATATCAAGATGACTGA